In Heliangelus exortis chromosome 18, bHelExo1.hap1, whole genome shotgun sequence, a single genomic region encodes these proteins:
- the PLCB2 gene encoding 1-phosphatidylinositol 4,5-bisphosphate phosphodiesterase beta-2: protein MSVLSPVLQPPEVQEYLSKGERFIKWDDETASASPVILRVDPKGFYLYWTYQNKEMEILDITSIRDTRVGRFAKIPKCQKLREVFNLDYPHSTFLLKTLTIVSGPDMVDLTFHNFVSYKENVGKSWAEDIMAIVRNPLTYNASRYTFLQKILVKLKMQLNAEGKIPVRNIFQMFPADRKRVEAALSACHLPKGKNDAINPEDFPETVYKTFLMNLCPRPEIDEIFTSHHLKAKPYMTKEHLAKFINKKQRDSRLNDVLFPPARPDQVQSLIEKYEPSGINIQRGQLSPEGMVWFLCGPENNVVALDKLVLYQDMTQPLSHYFINSSHNTYLTAGQFSGVSSPEMYRQTLLAGCRCVELDCWKGRPPEEEPIITHGFTMTTEILFKDAIEAIAESAFKTSLYPVILSFENHVDSPKQQAKMAEYCRTIFGDMLLTEPLEKHPLKPGVPLPSPKDLLGKILIKNKKNQSITGKRQNSLKKGKNVEPETIEQPTAMEAEDTVWAGDVAEEEPEEEDEQLGNLDEEEIKKMQSDEGTAGLEVTAYEEMSSLVNYIQPIKFDSFEVSAQKNRSYVISSFTELKAYDLLTKFPVQFVEYNKRQMSRIYPKGTRMDSSNYMPQMFWNVGCQMVALNFQTMDVPMQQNMALFEFNGQCGYLLKHEFMRRPDKQFDPFSVDRIDVVVASTLSVTILSGQFLSDRSVRTYVEVELFGLPRDTKRKYRTKLTSTANSINPVWKEEAFVFEKIMMPELASLKIVAWEEGGKFIGHRVIPVIAVHAGYHHVCLRSESNMPLTMPSLFVYLEIKDYVPDAWADLTIALSNPIKFFSLQDKRSVKLNDGSVERPGTQKNLPSAETNGIPDSAGKSGTPPSNGPAGTSFVVSGAAAFAKDENVMQITEPQTASLAELQQMKLFLKLVKKQEKELRELERKGSKRREELLQKYSVLFSEPLCYGGKKRMINTRKTQKRSLTTGDVGPCANPVEMAESSDSQILELRERLEMDLLHLGKEHHEGIRRKKEQHATEQVSKITELAREKQTAELKALKESSESNIKDIKKKLEAKRVERIQTMLRNTSDKAAQERLKKEINNSHIQEVVQTIKLVTERTARYQQKLEEQQADNLRTIKEKESQLQQEAQAEYEEKLKSLSVEVQELVKSCTQSGCPGEAASRKEAVQSIPEGEQGSAGHLEEKMPVAEVAKLAVATPECSGAEPGAEIEESIL from the exons TGCCAGAAGCTCCGAGAGGTTTTTAACTTGGATTACCCCCACAGCACCTTCCTGCTTAAGACTCTGACTATTGTATCTGGCCCTGATATGGTTGACCTCACTTTCCATAACTTTGTGTCCTACAAGGAGAATGTTGGAAAG agctgggctgaggacATCATGGCCATCGTTCGCAACCCCCTCACCTACAATGCCTCTCGCTACACCTTCCTGCAGAAGAT cCTGGTGAAGCTGAAGATGCAGCTTAATGCAGAAGGGAAGATTCCTGTGAGGAA tatttttcagatgtttcctGCAGACAGGAAGAGGGTGGAAGCAGCATTAAGTGCTTGTCATCTTCCAAAGGGCAAG AATGATGCCATCAACCCAGAGGACTTCCCTGAGACAGTGTATAAAACTTTCCTCATGAATCTGTGTCCACGGCCTGAGATTGATGAGATCTTTACCTCACA CCACTTGAAAGCAAAGCCCTACATGACCAAAGAGCACTTGGCCAAGTTCATCAACAAGAAGCAGCGAGACTCTCGCCTCAATGACGtcctcttccctccagccaGACCTGACCAGGTGCAGAGCCTGATAGAGAAGTACGAGCCCAGTGGGATCAATATCCAGAGAG GGCAGCTGTCTCCAGAGGGCATGGTCTGGTTCCTCTGTGGCCCTGAGAACAACGTGGTGGCACTGGACAAGCTGGTGCTGTACCAGGACATGACGCAGCCGCTCTCACACTACTTCATCAACTCTTCACACAACACCTATCTAACAG CTGGTCAGTTCTCTGGTGTCTCCTCTCCTGAGATGTACCGCCAGACGCTGCTGGCCGGCTGCCGCTGCGTGGAGCTGGACTGCTGGAAGGGCCGACCCCCCGAGGAGGAGCCCATCATCACCCATGGCTTCACCATGACCACTGAGATCCTCTTCAAG GATGCCATTGAGGCCATTGcagaaagtgcttttaaaaCCTCTCTCTACCCTGTCATCCTCTCCTTTGAGAACCACGTGGACTC GCCCAAGCAGCAGGCGAAGATGGCCGAGTACTGCAGGACCATATTTGGGGATATGCTGCTGACAGAGCCCCTGGAGAAACACCCA CTGAAGCCAGGAGTCCCTCTGCCAAGTCCTAAGGATCTCTTAGGGAAAATCTTGATCAAGAACAAGAAGAACCAATCTATaactgggaagaggcagaactctttgaagaaagggaagaatgtGGAACCAGAAACCATCGAGCAGCCAACTGCTATGGAAGCTGAAGATACTG TCTGGGCAGGTGATGTGGCTGAGGAGGAAccagaggaagaggatgaaCAGCTTGGAAACCTGGATGAAGAGGAAATTAAGAAGATGCAGTCAGATGAG GGCACTGCTGGTCTGGAAGTGACAGCCTATGAGGAGATGTCCAGCCTGGTTAATTACATACAGCCTATCAAATTTGACTCCTTTGAAGTCTCAGCCC AGAAGAACCGGAGCTACGTCATCTCCTCCTTCACTGAGCTGAAGGCCTATGATCTGCTCACCAAGTTCCCTGTGCAGTTTGTAGA ATACAACAAGCGGCAGATGAGCCGGATCTACCCCAAGGGCACCCGGATGGACTCCTCCAACTACATGCCCCAGATGTTCTGGAATGTTGGCTGTCAGATGGTGGCACTCAACTTCCAGACCATGG ATGTCCCCATGCAGCAGAACATGGCTCTGTTTGAGTTCAATGGGCAGTGTGGGTACCTGCTCAAGCATGAATTCATGAGGCGTCCAGACAAGCAGTTTGACCCCTTCTCTGTGGACAGGATTGATGTGGTGGTGGCAAGCACCCTGTCTGTCACG ATCCTCTCTGGTCAGTTCCTCTCGGATCGCAGTGTGAGGACCTACGTGGAGGTGGAGTTGTTTGGGTTGCCAAGGGACACAAAACGCAAATACAGAACCAAACTGACCTCCACTGCCAACTCCATTAACCCTGTTTGGAAAGAGGAggcttttgtttttgaaaag atCATGATGCCTGAGTTGGCATCTCTGAAAATCGTGgcctgggaggaaggagggaagttCATTGGGCACCGTGTCATTCCTGTTATTGCAGTGCATGCAG gcTACCACCACGTCTGCCTGCGCAGTGAGAGCAACATGCCCCTCACCATGCCCTCCCTCTTTGTCTACCTGGAAATCAAGGATTATGTTCCTGATGCCTGGGCAG ATCTGACCATTGCTCTCTCCAACCCCATCAAGTTCTTCAGTCTGCAGGACAAGAGATCAGTGAAGCTGAATGATGGCTCAGTGGAG AGGCCTGGCACACAGAAAAACCTCCCCTCTGCTGAAACTAATGGGATACCAGACTCTGCTGGGAAATCTGGCACTCCTCCTTCTAATGGGCCTGCAG GAACATCTTTTGTAGtttcaggagcagcagcttttgCCAAGGATGAAAATGTGATGCAGATTACAG AGCCTCAGACTGCCAGCCTGGCAGAACTGCAGCAGATGAAGCTCTTCCTGAAGCTGGTgaagaagcaggagaaggagctgagggagctggagaggaaaggcagcaaacggagggaggagctgctgcagaaatacTCTGTGCTCTTCTCAGAGCCTCTCTGCTATGGAGGCAAGAAAAGGATGATAAACACTAGGAAAACCCAGAAGAG GAGCCTGACAACAGGTGATGTTGGTCCATGTGCAAATCCTGTAGAAATGGCAGAAAGCAGTGACAGCCAAATCTTGGAACTGAGGGAGAGACTGGAGATGGATCTGCTCCACCTGGGGAAGGAACACCACGAGGggatcagaaggaaaaaagagcagcatGCCACAGAG CAAGTCAGCAAGATCACAGAGCTGGCCAGGGAGAAGCAGACAGCTGAGCTGAAGGCACTGAAGGAGTCATCAGAAAG CAATATTAAAGACATCAAGAAGAAGCTGGAGGCCAAGAGAGTGGAGAGGATCCAAACCATGCTGAGGAACACGAGTGACAAAGCTGCTCAGGAGAG gTTGAAGAAGGAAATTAATAACTCTCACATTCAGGAAGTGGTGCAAACAATCAAACTG GTGACAGAAAGGACAGCCAGGTATCAGCAGaaactggaagagcagcaggcagACAATCTGAGAACAatcaaggagaaagaaagcCAG ctccagcaggaggCACAGGCAGAGTATGAGGAGAAACTGAAAAGCCTGAGTGTGGAGGTGCAGGAGCTGGTGAAGAGCTGCACCCAGTcaggctgccctggggaggcagcCAGCAGGAAGGAGGCAGTGCAGAGCATTCCTGAGGGAGAACAAGGCTCTGCAGGGCACCTGGAGGAAAAGATGCCAGTGGCAGAGGTGGCAAAGCTGGCAGTAGCCACACCTGAGTGCTCAGGAGCTGAACCAGGTGCTGAGATTGAAGAAAGCATTCTGTGA